From a region of the Xyrauchen texanus isolate HMW12.3.18 chromosome 47, RBS_HiC_50CHRs, whole genome shotgun sequence genome:
- the LOC127638681 gene encoding H/ACA ribonucleoprotein complex non-core subunit NAF1-like: protein MESSIAESINDSKVFRKDETKSGIEKMEVHSNILPFQLKADQSSSCQLGPAGEPCSSNQSRLTGDQCTSVQFKQTVHKCTSIQLEQSGDHCNNIELEQTADQCTSIQLEQTADQCINIQPKQCTSPQYGLTGDQCISIQSERCSSPQSEQTGDHCTSVQLEQAGDRCTIVQSGTGSLALLSMQYRGNGSDGNCSESDTDSSSSTSTSSSSSSSSEPLMVNHAEDGVAKGHGKGLAPVQTQDGLLLEDLPAVENLTISLTGDTEIEPVGMISSIVERLVIVESFKNTPPLNEDSVLFSKDRNSIGKVFEVFGPVCQPYYVLRFNSHEDIDQKDLKIRDLVYFAPKIKDFTDYIFTEQLKETKGSDASWKNDQEPPPEALDFSDDEQERLAKQKLKEQKRRQQNDSNSEDESDVLKAVPPQKCARRKPRQNHNVPRVQHHNRGGGFHSNYHAHPYFPHSEYMYPPSDPHMFPFQGPMYPPYHRPPPFPMGMHPRPPGANQGYMFQPPPPPPPPPSNR from the exons ATGGAGAGCTCCATCGCTGAAAGCATCAATGATAGCAAG GTCTTCCGTAAAGATGAGACCAAATCTGGAATAGAAAAAATGGAAGTGCATAGTAACATTTTACCATTTCAGCTGAAAGCTGATCAGAGCTCCAGTTGTCAACTTGGACCAGCAGGAGAACCGTGCTCCAGTAATCAGTCTAGACTGACGGGAGATCAGTGCACCAGTGTTCAATTTAAACAGACAGTACATAAGTGCACCAGTATTCAATTGGAACAGTCAGGAGATCACTGCAACAATATTGAGTTGGAACAGACAGCAGATCAGTGCACCAGCATTCAGTTGGAACAGACAGCAGACCAGTGTATCAACATTCAGCCTAAACAGTGCACCAGTCCTCAATATGGGCTGACAGGAGATCAGTGCATCAGTATTCAGTCTGAACGGTGCAGCAGTCCTCAGTCGGAACAGACTGGAGATCATTGCACCAGTGTTCAGTTGGAACAGGCGGGAGATCGGTGCACTATCGTTCAGTCTGGCACTGGATCCTTGGCTCTTCTGAGTATGCAGTACAGAGGAAACGGCTCAGATGGCAACTGCTCAGAAAG TGACACAGATTCCTCATCCTCCACATCCACCTCttcatcatcctcttcctcctccgaGCCTTTAATGGTGAATCACGCTGAAGATGGAGTTGCCAAAGGCCATGGAAAGGGGCTAGCACCAGTGCAAACACAAGATGGGCTACTTCTAGAG GACCTCCCTGCAGTGGAGAACTTGACCATCAGCCTTACAGGGGATACAGAGATTGAGCCCGTTGGAATGATATCAAGCATTGTAGAGCGTTTAG TGATCGTGGAGTCATTCAAGAACACACCACCATTGAATGAGGACAGCGTGTTATTCAGCAAAGACAGAAACTCTATTGGAAAG GTTTTTGAAGTCTTTGGGCCAGTTTGTCAGCCCTACTATGTTTTGAGGTTCAATTCCCATGAAGACATAGACCAGAAAGATCTTAAAATTCGAGACCTGGTTTACTTTGCCCCAAAAATCAAAGATTTCACAGACTACATCTTTACAGAGCAACTCAAAGA AACCAAAGGGTCAGATGCATCCTGGAAAAATGACCAGGAACCACCTCCTGAG GCACTAGACTTTAGCGATGATGAGCAAGAGAGACTGGCCAAGCAGAAACTGAAAGAGCAAAAGAGACGACAACAGAACGATTCTAACTCTG AGGACGAGTCAGATGTCCTTAAAGCTGTGCCTCCTCAAAAATGTGCTCGGCGGAAACCCAGACAGAATCACAACGTTCCACGTGTGCAGCACCACAATCGCGGCGGTGGTTTCCATAGCAATTATCATGCACACCCCTACTTTCCACATTCTGAGTACATGTACCCCCCTTCAGATCCACACATGTTTCCCTTCCAGGGCCCAATGTACCCACCCTATCACAGACCACCGCCCTTTCCCATGGGCATGCACCCTCGGCCCCCAGGCGCCAATCAGGGCTATATGTTTCAGCCCCCACCTCCTCCCCCACCACCACCATCTAATCGATAA
- the LOC127638682 gene encoding coiled-coil domain-containing protein 136: MDCGLRLPPVIEEVLDSADDVCDLKAERPDMDGEMTAKQRVSLEENEEREQKDVEVGNGEKGQEDEREKKEAKAEEGDSEEQKGTDEEDELEVLRLQMVQLLLELEETREVSQRHEESCNELQGLLEEERLASAHQAESFTRQIQRLQAQLHSVQEEIVSLEEEKASELWEAQEELRAAQEEVQELQQAAEEAAAERENDIALLQEELCRLRAELERLRSTTQEYEMELTLLRAEINMKSQLIEEQEKAGEEGEVDQLMEECRSLKDECQTLKNDNKQLSEKLEMLEQQRASSADIYLALKSEQNDGENDNENHREKEVKAEGCISMLEADQGGNWVDAYTQKNISFEGKPVTPTGRSGGFSEVFCLRDQLKQAEEKASRVQRECEGLKGELQELQGLYESSQQERTELEAELQRCRAELDRLAGKKAQSSTPSSESPILSIPFIGMVVIMGLIWCCWKELLS; the protein is encoded by the exons ATGGACTGCGGATTGCGTCTTCCTCCCGTCATTGAGGAGGTCTTGGATTCTGCAG ATGATGTGTGCGACCTGAAAGCGGAGCGGCCGGACATGGACGGCGAGATGACGGCTAAACAGCGAGTGTCACTGGAGGAGAATGAGGAGAGAGAGCAAAAGGATGTGGAGGTGGGAAATGGAGAGAAGGGCCAGGAGGATGAACGTGAGAAGAAAGAGGCAAAAGCAGAGGAGGGAGACAGTGAGGAACAGAAAGGAACAGATGAGGAAGATGAACTTGAGGTTCTGAGATTGCAGATGGTTCAGCTGCTTTTGGAACTGGAGGAGACCAGAGAGGTGTCGCAACGACACGAGGAGAGCTGCAACGAGCTTCAGG GTCTTCTGGAGGAAGAACGACTGGCAAGCGCTCACCAGGCAGAGAGTTTTACAAGACAGATCCAGAGACTTCAAG CCCAGCTGCACTCAGTACAAGAGGAGATAGTCAGCCTGGAGGAGGAGAAGGCCAGCGAGCTGTGGGAGGCACAGGAGGAGCTGCGTGCAGCGCAGGAGGAGGTGCAGGAGCTGCAGCAGGCGGCGGAGGAAGCCGCAGCCGAGAGGGAGAACGATATCGCCCTGCTGCAGGAGGAACTGTGCCGCCTGCGTGCCGAATTGGAGCGCCTGCGCAGCACCACGCAGGAGTATGAGATGGAGTTGACCTTGCTGCGAGCCGAGATCAACATGAAGAGCCAGCTCATTGAAGAGCAGGAGAAAGCAGGAGAAGAGG GTGAGGTGGATCAATTGATGGAGGAGTGTCGTTCTTTAAAGGACGAGTGTCAGACCCTGAAAAATGACAACAAGCAGCTGTCTGAGAAACTGGAGATGTTGGAGCAACAGAGAGCCAG CTCCGCTGACATATATCTGGCCCTGAAATCAGAGCAGAATGATGGAGAGAATGACAATGAAAACCATAGAGAAAAAGAAGTGAAGGCAGAGGGTTGCATCAGCATGTTGGAGGCAGATCAAGGTGGGAATTGGGTGGATGCTTATACCCAGAAGAACATCTCGTTTGAGGGGAAACCCGTCACTCCGACGGGCAGGAGTGGAGGCTTCTCGGAGGTGTTCTGTCTTAGAGATCAGCTGAAACAGGCTGAGGAGAAAGCATCACGGGTTCAGAGAGAG TGTGAAGGTCTAAAGGGAGAGCTTCAAGAACTCCAGGGGCTCTACGAGAGCAGCCAGCAGGAGAGGACGGAGCTTGAGGCGGAGCTACAGCGATGCAGGGCGGAACTTGATCGGCTGGCTGGAAAGAAGGCTCAG AGCTCCACTCCTTCGTCTGAGTCCCCTATTCTCTCCATACCCTTCATAGGAATGGTTGTAATAATGGGCCTGATATGGTGCTGCTGGAAGGAGCTCTTATCCTAA